The Lycium barbarum isolate Lr01 chromosome 11, ASM1917538v2, whole genome shotgun sequence genome contains the following window.
TTCTTTGTATAGGTAGTTTCTGTGCTGGAATGTTCTTCACCGCCAGGTAAATTTAGTTCAGCTTTTATTTGGAAATTTTAAAGTCTTTCTTGTAATATTTTTACTATGTGAATTCAACTTATCTTTGGTATCTTTCCTTGACATATTTTAGTCTGTGAATTCAATCAATTCTTGAATTCAACCaattcttgattaaaaaaaaaaaaaaagggttaatGGTGCACTTGGTTAAAAGCCTTAACCGATTCTTGAAATATTGCCTTTTACTTAATTTGCCACTGTGAATCTGGTGGTGTACAGGAAGATTTTTTTTGGGGTAATTTTATTAGTTCATGATTGATATTGTACTGCTTTAGCTATTTCGAAGAATCTTGGTATCTAAATGATTGATGTTGTTCTTAATTTTACTATTTGATTTTTTCTGTCTTCTGTCTGATTTCCCCCCCTATATTTTCCTTTTTGTGTAATGGTAACTTGATTAATAAAATGAAAAAGCAGGTATAGATCTGCAATGATAGTCTGGTTGTGACTTTAAAAAGCTGTATATTTTAGGCCTCAAAATAACCTTTGGTCACCAGTTTTTTTTTCCTCATTTCAGAATTAATGAAAGCTACAGATTTTGAACCATGAAATCTTCAACTATGTTTTTCTCGCTCATTGTTCCCTCTCATCCTGTTTCCTGGCatatatatttaattatttttggaatTAAATAATAAACATGCTGAATCTCATATATGAATAAGGATTTAGGTATTTTGAGAAAAGGAACTGAGTGTAGGAAACCATATATTGCAGATGGTTATGAATATCAGTTAGTTGTTGGGGCACTCTTTTGATATTGCAAATATTATATGGAATGATCTTTCTTTATGGATATTAACTTTTGAAAAATGACATTCCACAATAACATAAGTATTGTTGTTTGCAGATTGTGGACGGTTCCTGAAACAAATAGCGGTATTACAAGAACAACTGCAGTAGAAGCTGAAAGACTGAGCTTAGTTTCAGAAGGTTGCAATACAAAATTTGTGAGTATTTCCACTCCAGTTTTTGAACGCAAATCTCCAACTTAAGCCTCAAATTTGTCTAGTCCCTATACTAGATATCTTAAATTCTATCTTGTGTTGTTTTAGTTGCAGCAGAAAGATGTAAAACTGGTATCCAAAGATGTTTTCGGGGAAGTTTCTAAGACACATCAAGCTCTTCAGTGAGTTCTGCTCAACACTCTCTTTGTTTCCTATTATTGTTTTGAGATCTGATAATTACAGCCCTGAATGCTGACTAATGACTGCAAATCTTATGCAGGACACTCGACAAAACAATTTCAAATTTGGAGATGGAGTTGGCAGCTGCAAAGGCAACTCAGGAGTCGATTCTTAGTGGTGCTCCTATATCACAAGACATAGAGAAGGGCGATTCACCTAAAAAGAGAAAATATTTTATGGTGGTAGGAATAAATACCGCATTTAGTAGCAGAAAAAGAAGGGATTCAGTTCGTGCTACATGGATGCCACAAGGTATGGACTATTCCCGTTCCTTTATTCCTTCCTAGTTTATGAACTCATCTCGTGGTGGCCATTACTTCTGTCTGATAACTGACCTTGTTAAAACTTGTAAATATCCTATGTAGGTGAGAAAAGAAAGAAGCTGGAAGAAGAGAAAGGAATCATTATGCGCTTTGTCATCGGTCACGGGTGGGTGTTTGCATACTCATCTTGCTTTTGTTAATATAAAGTTCAGCTAGTCAGGTATTTGACTCTTCCTGTTCTGCAGTTCAGTCAAACTTCAACTTGTGTTAGTGTTGACTTAATTTTCCAATGGATGGTCACTGTACTGGAGTTTCCCCGTAACTGGAAAATTACGTACATTTGGGACTGGTCAGGGTATCAGACAAATTCTACTGAGGTGTATGAATCAGTATGCATGGGCCATCAACACTGCCTTTAAGTTGCTTTTTGTCACTAATATATCTCAAAGTGAGAATAGGAATTACAACTGGGCTTGCTGATACCATTGAGACTATATAtagaaatagaaagaattaaaCTTGTACTCTGAAATTAAGCATATATATAGTGCAGGGCCCCACTCTTAGTTTTAGGCCTTGAGTACTTTAACTGGGTTTCATTCAGTCCATTGGTCATTACTTAAGAAGTCGCAAATGTTTAGCGGTTTTCTCTGCAGATGTATAAACGGCATGGGCTTTTAATGTGCTGACTAACAAGCTATAAATCTTGTTGTGCAGTGCCACATTAGGGGGTATACTGGACAGAGCTATTGAAGCTGAGGATAATAAGCATGGTGATTTCTTGCGCTTGGTAATCTTCTATCTAAACTTAGCTCACTATGCAGTAAGTCTATGACATTGTCTTCGTAAATAAAAGTTGGTACATCTTTAAACAGGATCATGTCGAGGGTTATCTAGAATTGTCTGCCAAGACAAAGACTTACTTTGCTACTGCTGTTAAGCTATGGGATGCAGAGTATTATATCAAAGTTGATGATGATGTCCATGTAAATATAGGTAACTGAATTTCTGACATTTTCTTTCCAGTTTGGCAATACCATACTCATCTTATATATCTTACTTTCCCGTAATAAATTAGCAGACAATACTTTATGTAATACATCCTAAGAGGAAAATGATAAAGTTTGTCCAAATTTATTAACTTGTTACTGCGAATCAGACTCATTTGCTATTTCTATTGCAGGTACACTGGCAGAAACTTTGGCAAGGCATCGTAAGAAGCCTCGTGTGTACATTGGGTGCATGAAATCTGGTCCCGTGCTAGCTCAGAAGTAAGGCTTTTATTTTCTCACTATATTCAATTTTAATTTCCATTAGTTTAGCATCTTATTCTTTTCTATTGAACAGGGGAGTAAGGTACCATGAGCCAGAATACTGGAAATTCGGGGAGACGGGAAACAAGTATTTCCGTCACGCTACGGGCCAAATATATGCCATTTCGAAGGACCTAGCCTCCTACATATCAGTGAACCAGTTCagtattttcttttctttattt
Protein-coding sequences here:
- the LOC132617568 gene encoding probable beta-1,3-galactosyltransferase 2 isoform X1 — encoded protein: MSFKNRGVVEGPSRSVISQKWTLFLCIGSFCAGMFFTARLWTVPETNSGITRTTAVEAERLSLVSEGCNTKFLQQKDVKLVSKDVFGEVSKTHQALQTLDKTISNLEMELAAAKATQESILSGAPISQDIEKGDSPKKRKYFMVVGINTAFSSRKRRDSVRATWMPQGEKRKKLEEEKGIIMRFVIGHGATLGGILDRAIEAEDNKHGDFLRLDHVEGYLELSAKTKTYFATAVKLWDAEYYIKVDDDVHVNIGTLAETLARHRKKPRVYIGCMKSGPVLAQKGVRYHEPEYWKFGETGNKYFRHATGQIYAISKDLASYISVNQHVLHKYTNEDVSLGSWLIGLDVQHIDDRRLCCGTPPDCEWKAQAGNVCIASFDWTCSGICRSVDRLKEVHRRCGEGEKALWKAAI
- the LOC132617568 gene encoding probable beta-1,3-galactosyltransferase 2 isoform X2 translates to MSFKNRGVVEGPSRSVISQKWTLFLCIGSFCAGMFFTARLWTVPETNSGITRTTAVEAERLSLVSEGCNTKFQKDVKLVSKDVFGEVSKTHQALQTLDKTISNLEMELAAAKATQESILSGAPISQDIEKGDSPKKRKYFMVVGINTAFSSRKRRDSVRATWMPQGEKRKKLEEEKGIIMRFVIGHGATLGGILDRAIEAEDNKHGDFLRLDHVEGYLELSAKTKTYFATAVKLWDAEYYIKVDDDVHVNIGTLAETLARHRKKPRVYIGCMKSGPVLAQKGVRYHEPEYWKFGETGNKYFRHATGQIYAISKDLASYISVNQHVLHKYTNEDVSLGSWLIGLDVQHIDDRRLCCGTPPDCEWKAQAGNVCIASFDWTCSGICRSVDRLKEVHRRCGEGEKALWKAAI